In the genome of Kitasatospora cathayae, one region contains:
- a CDS encoding transposase, which translates to MGAAGRRSVPCGGPSRSAATRACATRTAADEKMGRLTAAAEHSMSNGLAESMNTRVRLIARMAFGFKDPAALIALAMLSLGGHRPHLPGRQAE; encoded by the coding sequence ATTGGCGCCGCTGGTCGGCGCTCAGTCCCATGCGGCGGTCCATCGCGTAGTGCAGCGACACGAGCATGCGCAACGCGAACCGCCGCCGACGAGAAGATGGGCAGGCTCACGGCGGCGGCCGAGCACTCCATGAGCAACGGGCTCGCAGAGAGCATGAACACCAGGGTTCGGTTGATCGCCCGCATGGCCTTCGGCTTCAAGGACCCCGCAGCGCTCATCGCACTCGCCATGCTCAGCCTCGGCGGCCACCGGCCCCACCTACCAGGCCGTCAAGCTGAATGA
- a CDS encoding replication-relaxation family protein: MATPPEIDHHVVAALYQFRMATAEQLRVLHTPDSKPELMRRRLRKLKDEGLVEDVVLPQAGRLRAWFLTERGARIAARFPELENVASPPLPEDKTEARLRVGHILAVTRTQVAFVAGARKAGDECAPLDFLPEIYHRVAALGAQVGDGREVEQLAQVLVRHTAGGRAAEPPGPDPVHSAPPRHRNHRRLPAHPTHDQGRLERVRPPGPGRAPPAGLRSAGHTLPRQ; this comes from the coding sequence ATGGCGACGCCGCCCGAGATCGACCACCACGTCGTGGCCGCGCTGTACCAGTTCCGGATGGCCACGGCCGAGCAGCTGCGCGTCCTGCACACCCCCGACAGCAAGCCAGAGCTGATGCGCCGGCGGCTGCGCAAGCTGAAGGACGAGGGCCTGGTCGAGGACGTCGTCCTCCCGCAGGCCGGCAGGCTGCGGGCCTGGTTCCTGACCGAGCGGGGCGCGCGGATCGCCGCCCGCTTCCCCGAGCTGGAGAACGTGGCCTCCCCGCCACTGCCCGAGGACAAGACCGAGGCGAGGCTGCGGGTCGGGCACATCCTCGCCGTCACCCGCACCCAGGTCGCCTTCGTGGCCGGCGCCCGCAAGGCAGGCGACGAATGCGCGCCGCTGGACTTCCTGCCCGAGATCTACCACCGCGTTGCTGCGCTGGGAGCGCAGGTCGGCGATGGCCGGGAGGTTGAGCAGCTCGCGCAGGTCCTCGTCCGTCACACTGCCGGCGGGCGCGCTGCTGAACCGCCTGGACCTGATCCGGTCCACTCCGCTCCCCCACGGCATCGCAATCACCGGCGCCTACCGGCCCACCCGACTCACGACCAAGGAAGGCTGGAACGAGTTCGCCCACCAGGTCCTGGCCGCGCCCCACCTGCAGGACTGCGCTCCGCTGGGCACACCCTTCCGCGACAATGA
- a CDS encoding S26 family signal peptidase codes for MIAHLSLADRRLLMAGGLVTSALAGAAMLNRLRKRLYLVTVKGWSMQPTLMPGDRLLVAGPSGRPCRPGDIVIAQKPTARDWAGAMPTDSLGDRGQWIVKRVAAVSGDRLPVSLAGSTGLLDVTVVPDGSVVLVGDDQYSEDSRQWGLCPQHLVIGRVLFRVTRGPELPDPYRLWRATTHGREVTSMQNEDEHTQRNNVLPGEEAGLVEIRMLDRIETAELKATECYVRARTEAAGGVEEAPPAPFERSASDERGLWACR; via the coding sequence GTGATCGCACACCTCTCACTAGCCGACCGCCGCCTTCTCATGGCCGGCGGCCTCGTGACATCGGCCCTTGCCGGAGCAGCAATGCTGAATCGGCTGAGGAAGCGGCTCTACCTGGTGACGGTCAAGGGCTGGAGCATGCAGCCGACGCTCATGCCGGGCGACCGACTGCTCGTTGCCGGCCCGTCAGGACGCCCGTGTCGACCGGGTGACATCGTGATCGCCCAGAAGCCGACGGCGAGGGACTGGGCCGGTGCAATGCCTACCGACTCTCTCGGTGATCGCGGCCAGTGGATCGTCAAGCGGGTGGCAGCGGTCTCCGGCGACCGGCTGCCCGTCTCCTTGGCCGGCTCCACTGGTCTTCTCGACGTCACGGTGGTGCCGGACGGAAGCGTCGTCCTGGTGGGTGACGACCAGTACAGCGAGGACTCCCGGCAGTGGGGCCTGTGCCCCCAGCACTTGGTCATCGGACGAGTCCTGTTCCGCGTGACCCGCGGCCCGGAGCTTCCGGACCCGTACAGGCTCTGGAGGGCAACTACTCATGGGAGGGAGGTGACATCGATGCAGAACGAGGACGAGCACACCCAGCGGAACAACGTTCTTCCCGGAGAGGAGGCCGGTCTCGTCGAGATCCGCATGCTTGACCGGATCGAGACGGCCGAGCTGAAGGCAACCGAGTGCTACGTCCGTGCGCGGACTGAAGCAGCCGGTGGGGTCGAGGAGGCCCCACCGGCTCCTTTCGAGAGGAGCGCGTCTGATGAGCGGGGTCTATGGGCTTGCCGCTGA
- a CDS encoding MauE/DoxX family redox-associated membrane protein, translating to MDYACRALLAVVFAVAVAGKARSRTAFGAFSAGLADFSWIPASTRNGVALVTLLTETFTAVLLIATARFGALLALALLAVFTIATVRAGRAGSCQCFGVADAAAGSTVGAFLARNALLAVTALAVVLLPDGPVSAVIGLASVAVGAGAGAVVTRWDDLVYLLRR from the coding sequence GTGGACTACGCCTGCCGCGCCCTGCTGGCCGTGGTGTTCGCGGTCGCGGTTGCCGGGAAGGCGCGCAGCCGTACCGCGTTCGGCGCCTTCAGCGCAGGGCTCGCAGACTTCAGCTGGATACCTGCTTCGACACGGAACGGCGTCGCGCTGGTCACTCTGCTTACGGAGACGTTCACGGCGGTGCTGCTGATCGCCACGGCCCGCTTCGGTGCTCTGCTCGCGCTGGCACTGCTCGCGGTGTTCACGATCGCGACTGTCAGAGCCGGACGAGCGGGCTCCTGCCAGTGCTTCGGCGTCGCCGACGCCGCGGCAGGCTCAACGGTCGGCGCCTTCCTCGCCAGAAACGCCCTGCTCGCGGTGACGGCCCTGGCCGTCGTGCTGCTGCCAGACGGCCCGGTCTCGGCCGTGATCGGGCTGGCATCGGTGGCTGTCGGCGCGGGCGCCGGGGCCGTGGTCACCCGCTGGGACGATCTGGTCTACCTTCTGCGCCGCTGA
- a CDS encoding ABC transporter ATP-binding protein, giving the protein MRFLPGDTERNPRLLIPVLRFAFRAAPIPAAGYLAFSALGGVIPTAVAWATKGLLDGLATAPGGSASEILRKSSFLAALGVASAVLPRLARYWQTRTQRAARLWLRDQLFQALNRLRDITWFENPVSLDRIQLALNASTTSPELLLGAVVSSFQAVITIVGLLGSLWIISPVVFGLIALSSLPVVFSQLMQSREQIGLAERTVQASRREIFYRSVITSVNAVKEIRIFGLGDFFRERMNDETRSINRAEERLELRSVRRQAALAMFSAVIVGACVVWSATRVADRQVSIGDLSVFIAAAAGVQGAVLQLATGIGDGYRSLLAFENYQRIVTTAPVAEDSPTRMAPLSGDIEVNDLWFRHSEDTDWILKGVNLRLAAGKATALVGLNGAGKSTLVKLLCGLYEPTRGSILVGGRDIRTLPRQEYQRGITAIFQDYMCYDLTAAQNISLGDLDRFNDRAAVRAAAVKAGADEYLAELPNGYDTMLSRIFFAGDSATNRVSQVHLSGGQWQRVAVARGLMRHDSYLVILDEPSSGLDAEAEASLHEELLRGSAGSTRLLISHRLSAVKDADAIAVIVDGRIAELGDHRELMAVGGTYHRLFTLQASGYADAGR; this is encoded by the coding sequence ATGCGGTTCCTCCCAGGCGATACGGAGAGAAATCCCCGCCTGTTGATTCCTGTCCTGCGGTTCGCGTTTCGGGCGGCCCCCATCCCGGCTGCCGGATATCTGGCGTTCTCCGCGCTCGGAGGCGTGATTCCGACCGCAGTCGCCTGGGCCACGAAGGGGTTGCTGGACGGCCTGGCCACGGCACCTGGCGGGTCAGCCTCCGAAATCCTTCGGAAATCCTCCTTCCTGGCCGCTCTGGGCGTTGCCTCCGCAGTGCTGCCCAGGCTCGCCCGATACTGGCAGACGAGGACCCAGCGTGCCGCCCGCCTGTGGCTGCGTGACCAGCTGTTCCAGGCGCTGAACCGTCTTCGGGACATCACCTGGTTCGAGAACCCGGTTTCCCTGGACCGCATCCAGCTCGCACTGAACGCGAGCACCACCTCACCCGAACTACTTCTCGGCGCCGTCGTCTCCTCATTCCAGGCCGTGATCACCATCGTCGGTCTGCTGGGCAGCCTGTGGATCATCAGCCCAGTGGTCTTCGGACTGATCGCGCTCTCGTCACTGCCAGTGGTCTTCAGCCAGCTGATGCAGTCCCGGGAGCAAATCGGTCTCGCCGAACGGACGGTGCAGGCCTCCAGGCGGGAGATCTTCTACCGATCCGTGATCACGAGCGTCAACGCCGTCAAGGAGATCCGAATCTTCGGCCTCGGGGACTTCTTCCGCGAGCGGATGAACGACGAGACCCGGTCGATCAACCGCGCCGAGGAGCGGCTGGAGCTACGCAGTGTGAGGAGGCAAGCCGCACTGGCGATGTTCTCGGCCGTGATCGTGGGTGCCTGCGTCGTCTGGTCCGCCACCCGCGTCGCCGACCGACAGGTCAGCATCGGTGACCTGTCGGTGTTCATCGCGGCGGCCGCCGGAGTACAGGGTGCCGTCCTGCAGTTGGCCACCGGGATCGGCGATGGCTACCGGTCGCTGCTGGCATTCGAGAACTACCAGCGGATCGTGACGACCGCGCCGGTCGCCGAGGACAGTCCGACCCGGATGGCGCCGCTGTCGGGGGACATCGAGGTCAACGACCTCTGGTTCCGCCACTCCGAGGACACGGATTGGATACTCAAAGGCGTCAACTTGCGTCTCGCGGCGGGTAAAGCGACGGCACTGGTCGGTCTCAACGGAGCCGGCAAAAGCACCCTGGTCAAACTGCTCTGCGGACTCTACGAGCCCACCCGCGGCTCGATCCTGGTGGGGGGCCGAGACATCCGGACCTTGCCCCGTCAGGAGTACCAGCGTGGCATCACCGCGATCTTCCAGGACTACATGTGTTACGACCTGACTGCCGCGCAGAACATCAGCCTGGGCGACCTCGACCGGTTCAACGATCGGGCGGCCGTACGGGCGGCGGCCGTCAAGGCGGGCGCCGACGAATACCTGGCCGAGCTGCCCAACGGGTACGACACCATGCTCAGCCGGATCTTCTTCGCCGGGGACTCGGCGACGAACCGTGTCAGTCAGGTGCACCTCTCCGGAGGGCAGTGGCAGCGCGTCGCTGTCGCACGCGGCCTGATGAGACATGACAGTTACCTCGTGATCCTGGACGAACCCAGCTCGGGGTTGGACGCGGAGGCCGAAGCCTCGCTTCACGAAGAGCTGTTGCGCGGTTCGGCAGGGTCGACCCGGCTGCTGATCTCGCACCGGCTGAGCGCGGTCAAGGACGCCGACGCGATCGCCGTGATCGTAGACGGCCGGATCGCCGAACTCGGCGACCACCGCGAACTGATGGCTGTCGGGGGAACCTATCACCGGCTCTTCACCCTCCAGGCCTCCGGCTATGCCGATGCGGGGCGCTGA
- a CDS encoding helicase, translated as MLADGTTAQIRLGLFIANSRSRRADIPADRAARLTELGIRWE; from the coding sequence GTGCTGGCCGACGGCACCACCGCGCAGATCCGCCTCGGCCTGTTCATCGCCAACAGCCGCAGCAGGCGGGCCGACATCCCCGCCGACCGCGCCGCCCGGCTCACCGAACTCGGCATCCGCTGGGAGTAG
- the lspA gene encoding signal peptidase II, protein MERIITTHNASQSQPETVTRAGGKRTLALTALVTAAVVTYALDLGSKLVAVSRLEGQEPVAVVGHVLTLQVFRNSGAAFSSGQAFTVVFTAIAVAVAVVITRAARRLQSLPWAVALGLLLGGALGNLTDRTFRGPAAFRGHVVDFISVEHFAVFNLADSGIVCGGALMVLMTIRGTSLDGSAPHDRQSRSILSPR, encoded by the coding sequence ATGGAGCGGATCATTACTACCCACAATGCTTCGCAATCCCAGCCCGAGACCGTGACGCGTGCTGGTGGCAAGCGCACACTGGCTCTGACCGCTCTCGTGACGGCGGCCGTTGTCACCTATGCCTTGGACCTGGGCAGCAAGCTTGTGGCTGTCTCGCGGTTGGAAGGCCAAGAGCCCGTTGCGGTAGTGGGCCACGTGCTTACGCTGCAAGTGTTCCGTAACTCGGGTGCGGCTTTCAGCAGCGGTCAGGCCTTCACTGTTGTGTTCACGGCGATTGCGGTCGCGGTTGCCGTGGTCATCACGCGTGCCGCGCGTCGGCTCCAGAGCCTTCCTTGGGCTGTTGCTCTGGGCCTGCTGCTTGGGGGCGCGCTCGGCAATTTGACTGACCGGACCTTCCGAGGGCCCGCGGCCTTTCGCGGGCACGTCGTCGACTTCATCTCCGTCGAGCACTTCGCGGTGTTCAACCTCGCAGATTCGGGCATTGTCTGTGGCGGTGCCCTGATGGTCCTCATGACGATCCGGGGCACTTCTCTGGATGGCTCAGCCCCTCACGATCGGCAGAGCCGGAGCATTCTCTCCCCCCGGTGA
- a CDS encoding helix-turn-helix domain containing protein codes for MSPADPNRPNEAARLTQQLIDQGFTKRQAARMLGRDASLVSQFFTKGKGAAFVNALRQVVRAVRGGERDTEALSGIAAENVERRRTRTGQKARVRGKDVVGAPGESMAGRAGKQAIRSGASHLAPVVHETGQAGGRLAFTVRMRADQFTMSAGSTEDSPGLRRGFVPRADGTEERTYGSSSTGGFDAAEWSRRAADHHGDVTEAMRAWLVETGRAVEDADIQYLEVRGWVPR; via the coding sequence GTGAGTCCTGCCGACCCGAACCGGCCGAACGAGGCCGCCCGCCTCACCCAGCAGCTGATCGACCAGGGCTTCACCAAGCGTCAGGCCGCCAGGATGCTGGGCCGTGACGCCTCGCTGGTATCGCAGTTCTTCACCAAGGGCAAGGGCGCGGCGTTCGTGAACGCGCTGCGCCAGGTCGTACGGGCGGTGCGCGGCGGCGAACGCGACACGGAGGCCTTGTCCGGGATCGCGGCCGAGAACGTGGAACGCCGCCGGACCAGGACCGGCCAGAAGGCCCGGGTGCGCGGCAAGGACGTCGTCGGCGCGCCCGGCGAGTCGATGGCCGGCCGCGCCGGGAAGCAGGCCATCCGCTCCGGCGCCTCCCACCTCGCCCCGGTGGTGCACGAGACCGGCCAGGCCGGCGGCCGCCTTGCGTTCACGGTGCGGATGCGCGCCGACCAGTTCACCATGTCGGCCGGCTCCACCGAGGACTCCCCGGGCCTGCGCCGCGGGTTCGTCCCGCGCGCGGACGGCACGGAGGAGCGCACCTACGGCAGCTCCTCCACTGGCGGGTTCGACGCCGCCGAGTGGTCCCGCCGGGCCGCGGACCACCACGGCGACGTGACCGAGGCGATGCGGGCGTGGCTGGTGGAGACCGGTCGGGCCGTCGAGGACGCCGACATCCAGTACCTCGAAGTCCGCGGATGGGTCCCCCGGTAA
- a CDS encoding AfsR/SARP family transcriptional regulator — protein MHYGLLGSLEIHHCGRPIEIERPRRRALLAYLLLNANRLVTTEQMVDALWGERAPTSARGQVHTAVSELRKALGPDGDSALVSQGGSYRLSVEDSAFDVAEFRHLASDARRLNDRGDVQKASRALRAGLELWRGPALCGIDAPFAVPVRTELEEERFATYELLADIELGLGRHHDLVPELTGLLEEHLVREGLAERLMLALWRSGRQADAFGVYHRTRTALAEAFGVDPGPSLVSLHQRLLALDPELGVDPCPALRAVHEQVLTASPILSAQPTTADGTASRSVAEVPEVPPALPGTDRQEPGTPVPAQLPADTPLFTGRRNELRYLRRVLEQAASGDGPQVVTITGMGGVGKSALAIHAAHLLRDRFPDGQLHLDLRGFSASSPRAVHEVLATLLADLRPAASGASAQPLPDRTDERAALLRTVLADRRVLFLLDNARDSAQVLPLLPGTGNGAVIVTSRNSLTDLPTTHHLPLAPMDIEEQRALLSALCGTDRVDQDLDGALRTLAACAGLPLALRIVGARLAARPAWPLATLADRLAPDGPGRLAALAAGQLEVRSTFDSSYLALRDSDRPAEREAARAFRLLGLWRGQEFTPASASALLDRTPAESEDLLERLVDFHLLESPAPLRYRFHDLLAEYAAERAYTDETAQTREAALLRLCVWYALAVESTRTILRETGQLPPRLNQAPPAPLPIFADETRTLVWCRQELTNIGEAIRQAGQGPRPDLAWRLAVWLFGYMRMSWWAGQGEDLLDQALSIADQHHDRLGRGWLLRYLGITHGMARRLDKCVQALQDALELFDDPESKASIHCNLSVAHTAAGQADQALVHARAAFDLHRQAGSAPRLTALVVSSMADALRTASRHTEAEDHYRAALALWRERGDANSTAVTLSNLGDVMRGLGRHQDAFTALHEAQEIFERIGNVSAMADNLITMARTHADFSEWPQARTRVLQAIDLAHRHHLSPWLSEAHEVLTTIESAHAAES, from the coding sequence ATGCACTACGGACTCCTCGGCTCGCTCGAAATACACCATTGCGGTAGGCCAATCGAAATCGAGCGCCCGCGACGACGTGCACTGCTGGCTTACCTCCTGCTCAATGCGAACCGACTGGTGACTACAGAGCAGATGGTGGATGCTTTGTGGGGTGAGCGCGCGCCCACCAGCGCTCGCGGCCAGGTGCACACTGCGGTATCTGAGTTGCGAAAGGCCCTCGGACCGGACGGCGACAGCGCCTTGGTGTCCCAAGGAGGCAGCTACAGGCTGTCAGTGGAGGATTCTGCGTTCGATGTCGCGGAATTCCGACATCTGGCGTCCGATGCGCGGCGGCTCAATGACCGGGGCGATGTTCAGAAGGCTTCGCGTGCGCTGCGGGCGGGCCTTGAGCTTTGGCGCGGCCCGGCGCTGTGCGGAATCGACGCTCCCTTTGCCGTACCGGTGCGCACTGAGCTGGAAGAGGAGCGCTTCGCGACGTACGAGCTGCTTGCTGACATCGAACTCGGGTTGGGGCGCCATCATGATCTGGTGCCCGAGCTAACCGGCTTGCTCGAAGAACATCTGGTGCGCGAGGGGCTCGCCGAGCGGCTCATGCTCGCGCTGTGGCGCAGCGGACGGCAGGCCGATGCCTTCGGTGTCTACCACCGCACACGTACGGCATTGGCCGAGGCGTTCGGCGTCGATCCGGGTCCGAGTCTCGTCAGCCTGCATCAGCGCTTGCTAGCGCTGGATCCTGAACTGGGCGTCGATCCGTGCCCGGCCCTGCGCGCCGTCCATGAGCAGGTACTGACGGCTTCACCGATCCTCTCCGCGCAGCCCACCACGGCTGACGGCACCGCTTCCCGTTCCGTTGCGGAAGTGCCTGAGGTACCCCCGGCCCTGCCAGGAACGGACCGACAGGAGCCGGGGACACCGGTGCCCGCACAACTGCCCGCGGACACCCCGCTCTTCACCGGCCGACGGAACGAGCTGCGGTACCTCCGCCGGGTTTTGGAACAGGCCGCAAGCGGCGACGGTCCGCAGGTGGTGACCATCACGGGCATGGGCGGTGTGGGCAAGAGCGCCCTCGCGATCCACGCCGCCCACCTGCTGCGCGACCGCTTCCCCGACGGTCAGCTCCACCTCGACCTGCGCGGCTTCAGTGCCTCCTCCCCACGCGCCGTCCACGAGGTCCTCGCCACCCTCCTGGCCGACTTGCGCCCTGCGGCGTCCGGCGCGAGCGCGCAGCCGCTGCCCGACCGCACCGACGAGCGCGCCGCACTGCTGCGCACCGTGCTCGCCGACCGGCGGGTCCTGTTCCTGCTCGACAACGCCCGCGACAGCGCCCAGGTCCTCCCGCTGCTGCCCGGCACCGGCAACGGCGCCGTGATCGTCACAAGCCGTAACTCCCTCACCGACCTGCCCACGACGCACCACCTGCCGCTGGCCCCCATGGACATCGAGGAACAGCGCGCCCTGCTGTCAGCGCTGTGCGGCACCGACCGCGTCGACCAGGACCTCGACGGCGCCCTGCGGACCCTGGCCGCCTGCGCGGGCCTGCCACTGGCCCTGCGGATCGTCGGTGCCCGGCTGGCCGCCCGCCCCGCCTGGCCGCTCGCCACCCTGGCCGACCGCCTCGCCCCCGACGGGCCCGGACGCCTGGCGGCGCTGGCCGCAGGGCAGTTGGAGGTACGGTCAACCTTCGACTCCAGCTACCTTGCGCTGCGCGACAGTGACCGGCCCGCCGAGCGCGAGGCCGCCCGTGCCTTTCGCCTGCTGGGCCTATGGCGGGGGCAGGAGTTCACCCCCGCCAGTGCCTCCGCTCTGCTCGACCGCACGCCTGCGGAGAGCGAAGACCTGCTGGAGCGGCTCGTCGACTTCCACCTGCTGGAATCCCCTGCGCCGCTTCGCTACCGTTTCCACGACCTGCTCGCCGAGTACGCCGCCGAACGTGCCTATACCGACGAGACCGCCCAGACGCGCGAGGCGGCCCTGCTGCGCCTGTGCGTCTGGTACGCGCTCGCCGTGGAGAGCACCCGCACAATCCTGCGTGAGACCGGCCAGTTGCCCCCCAGACTCAACCAGGCCCCGCCCGCGCCCCTTCCCATCTTCGCAGACGAGACCCGAACCCTGGTCTGGTGCCGACAGGAACTGACGAACATCGGCGAGGCCATCCGGCAGGCCGGCCAGGGCCCGCGGCCCGACCTCGCCTGGCGACTGGCGGTCTGGCTCTTCGGATACATGCGCATGAGCTGGTGGGCTGGCCAGGGGGAGGACTTGCTCGACCAGGCGCTGAGCATCGCGGATCAGCACCACGACCGGCTCGGCCGGGGCTGGCTGCTGCGCTACCTGGGCATCACCCACGGCATGGCCCGGCGCCTGGACAAGTGCGTTCAGGCCCTGCAGGACGCTCTCGAACTCTTCGACGACCCCGAGAGCAAAGCGTCGATCCACTGCAACCTGTCGGTCGCCCACACCGCCGCCGGCCAGGCCGACCAAGCCCTCGTCCACGCGCGGGCGGCCTTCGACCTCCACCGGCAAGCCGGCTCCGCGCCGCGGCTCACCGCCTTGGTTGTCAGTTCGATGGCTGATGCCCTGCGGACGGCCAGCCGACACACGGAAGCCGAAGACCATTACCGCGCGGCCCTCGCTCTGTGGCGCGAGCGCGGCGACGCCAACAGCACCGCCGTCACGCTGTCCAACCTCGGCGATGTCATGCGCGGTCTCGGCCGGCACCAGGACGCCTTCACGGCACTTCACGAAGCCCAAGAGATCTTCGAACGGATCGGCAATGTCTCCGCTATGGCGGACAACCTGATCACCATGGCCCGCACGCACGCCGACTTCTCCGAGTGGCCGCAGGCCCGAACCCGAGTGCTCCAGGCCATCGACCTCGCTCACCGCCACCACCTGAGCCCCTGGCTCAGCGAGGCACACGAGGTCCTCACCACGATCGAAAGCGCCCACGCCGCCGAGTCATGA
- a CDS encoding DEAD/DEAH box helicase, translated as MDTTTTTTAEAAAPAGPLAIPAQPSAGTAAVNPLSLHGFQKDAVAAAVKTVKAGGRATVVAATGSGKTLIAAGCARRLAARGVVLVLVPTIELLEQTAEAWSLKGGRRGLAVAACSREEALESAEAGGRIRAQVSTQAARIADLVASAKPGEPVTVYATYASLERIVQAHQQFGLPAWDLVVVDEAHRTAGSEGKAWAAVHADGQVPAARRLYFTATPRIADDRRAMDGLADLGAVADTDGTDGTDREGSEQLPALCSRMTRRSMARPSTPGRWARGSSTATSPTTASWSPSSPTKTCATCSTCPPSPTCAPNVPTKTCCAWRCRSRCCGRSRTWTCAA; from the coding sequence GTGGACACCACGACCACCACCACCGCAGAGGCCGCCGCGCCGGCCGGGCCGCTGGCCATCCCCGCGCAGCCGTCCGCCGGCACCGCCGCGGTGAACCCGCTTTCGCTGCACGGGTTCCAGAAGGACGCCGTGGCGGCCGCAGTGAAGACCGTGAAGGCGGGCGGTCGCGCGACGGTCGTCGCCGCCACCGGCTCCGGCAAGACCCTGATCGCGGCCGGCTGCGCCCGGCGCCTGGCCGCGCGTGGTGTCGTCCTGGTCCTGGTGCCGACGATCGAACTCCTGGAGCAGACGGCGGAGGCGTGGTCGCTGAAGGGCGGGCGGCGGGGTCTGGCGGTGGCGGCGTGCTCGCGGGAGGAGGCGTTGGAGAGCGCGGAGGCCGGCGGCCGGATCCGGGCGCAGGTGTCGACGCAGGCCGCGCGGATCGCCGACCTGGTCGCCTCGGCCAAGCCCGGTGAGCCGGTGACGGTGTACGCGACCTACGCGTCGCTGGAGCGGATCGTCCAGGCCCACCAGCAGTTCGGCCTGCCGGCCTGGGACCTGGTGGTCGTGGATGAGGCGCACCGTACGGCCGGGTCGGAGGGCAAGGCGTGGGCGGCGGTTCACGCCGACGGCCAAGTCCCGGCCGCGCGGCGGCTGTACTTCACCGCCACGCCCAGGATCGCGGATGACCGGCGGGCGATGGACGGCCTGGCAGACCTCGGTGCCGTCGCCGACACCGACGGCACCGACGGCACCGACCGCGAGGGCTCGGAGCAGCTGCCCGCGTTGTGCTCGAGGATGACGAGACGGTCTATGGCCCGACCGTCTACACCTGGACGCTGGGCCAGGGGATCGAGCACGGCTACCTCGCCGACTACCGCGTCCTGGTCCCCGTCGTCACCGACGAAGACCTGCGCGACCTGCTCAACCTGCCCGCCGTCGCCGACCTGCGCACCCAACGTACCAACGAAGACCTGCTGCGCCTGGCGTTGCAGGTCGCGGTGCTGCGGGCGGTCGCGGACCTGGACCTGCGCCGCGTGA
- a CDS encoding DUF559 domain-containing protein: MPALLPEVWLHWDPKTVERRGVKALLNHRMDFLILLPNGSRVVVEVDGGHHYANSKAYEDTVRGDRDLKLRGYDVYRFSSTELGRDRIRPLVEQFFTHLFEHHGLTVPRRHS, encoded by the coding sequence ATGCCGGCACTGCTCCCCGAGGTGTGGCTGCACTGGGACCCGAAAACCGTGGAGCGACGCGGGGTGAAGGCGCTGCTGAACCACCGGATGGACTTCCTCATCCTCCTGCCCAACGGCAGCCGGGTGGTGGTCGAGGTCGACGGCGGCCACCACTACGCGAACAGCAAAGCGTACGAGGACACCGTCCGCGGAGACCGCGACCTGAAGCTGCGCGGCTACGATGTCTACCGCTTCAGCTCCACCGAACTCGGCCGAGACCGGATCCGCCCGCTCGTCGAACAGTTCTTCACCCACCTCTTCGAGCACCATGGCCTGACCGTGCCCCGGAGACACTCCTGA